One Zingiber officinale cultivar Zhangliang unplaced genomic scaffold, Zo_v1.1 ctg91, whole genome shotgun sequence genomic window carries:
- the LOC122037824 gene encoding protein MIZU-KUSSEI 1-like: MGRRFQWRTKLKQKSLEEEASEEPEKSVVSFSRFSSCPYQEESKRWSSSSAAETAVSRIRSLVMAGIDSLRHDNTAGLVIGTLYSHCRAHVRFAFQTDVTADRPAVLVELAMPTYSQVREMVSGLGRIALECEHEPPIVGKPVRALTEEPIWKVYDPIRKLSQTKAAEGGIGIDGAMTLAHPICVC, translated from the coding sequence ATGGGTAGGCGGTTCCAGTGGAGGACCAAACTGAAACAGAAGAGCTTGGAGGAAGAGGCGTCGGAGGAGCCGGAGAAATCAGTCGTTTCCTTTTCTAGATTCTCGTCGTGTCCGTACCAGGAGGAGTCGAAGAGGTGGAGTTCTTCTTCAGCAGCGGAGACTGCCGTGTCCCGCATCCGGTCCCTCGTAATGGCGGGCATCGATTCTCTACGCCACGACAACACTGCCGGCCTCGTGATCGGGACGCTCTACAGTCACTGCCGTGCCCACGTCCGCTTTGCCTTCCAAACGGATGTCACGGCGGACCGCCCAGCGGTGCTCGTGGAGCTGGCCATGCCCACCTACTCGCAGGTGCGCGAGATGGTGTCTGGGCTCGGGCGGATCGCTCTCGAGTGCGAGCATGAGCCTCCCATCGTCGGGAAGCCGGTCAGGGCTTTGACGGAGGAGCCAATCTGGAAGGTTTATGATCCTATCCGGAAGTTGAGTCAGACAAAGGCCGCCGAAGGTGGCATCGGCATTGACGGAGCGATGACTTTGGCACACCCTATATGTGTGTGTTGA
- the LOC122037825 gene encoding probable isoprenylcysteine alpha-carbonyl methylesterase ICMEL1, translating into MPSDLELLPRLPSPSPVGEAEERTSSPSASSAAPEDARPILLRATPQAGGGGGGSSRRRRNANESSLRPLPSQTRRSQSFGREVSHAAAETYLLTRLAITLLRYLGLGYRWITKFLALVCYATLLMPGFVQVGYYYFFSSQVRRSIVYGDRPRNRLDLYLPLNVDSLRPVVVFITGGAWIIGYKAWGSLLGRRLAEKGIIVACLDYRNFPQGTISDMVEDVSEGISFVCKNAECYGCDPNRIYLMGQSAGAHIAACTILNQTIKESGEKESITWSVSQIKAYFGISGGYNMLELVDHFHRRGLYRSLFLSIMEGEQSLWQFSPEILVQDPSIKHVVALMPPIILFHGTSDKSIPSNSSEKFVHTLKDVGAKANFVMYDGKTHTDLFLQDPLRGGRDELLEDIIKAIYAGDEVECANLALTPLPRRLVPEFMLKLAHKISPF; encoded by the exons ATGCCGTCCGATTTGGAGCTTCTCCCGCGCTTGCCCTCGCCGTCTCCGGTCGGCGAGGCGGAGGAGAGGACCTCGTCCCCCTCCGCGTCATCCGCTGCTCCGGAGGACGCCAGGCCTATTCTACTACGAGCGACGCCGCAGGCTGGAGGGGGCGGCGGcggcagcagcaggaggaggagaaaCGCTAATGAATCCTCGCTCCGTCCCTTGCCCTCCCAAACCAGAAGAAGCCAATCGTTCGGGCGGGAGGTCAGCCACGCCGCTGCTGAGACTTACCTCCTCACACGCCTCGCAATCACCCTGCTCCGATATCTCGG ATTGGGATATAGGTGGATCACAAAGTTTCTTGCCCTGGTTTGTTATGCAACTCTTCTTATGCCTGGTTTTGTCCAAG TTGGAtactattattttttctcaagtCAGGTTCGAAGAAGTATCGTTTATGGAGATCGGCCAAGAAACAG ACTAGATCTGTATTTGCCCCTTAATGTTGATTCTTTGAGACCAGTTGTGGTATTCATAACAGGAGGAGCATGGATTATTGG CTATAAAGCTTGGGGTTCACTTCTTGGACGGAGATTAGCAGAAAAAGGCATCATAGTGGCATGCTTAGATTACAG AAATTTTCCTCAAGGGACCATCAGCGATATGGTGGAGGATGTCTCCGAAGGCATCTCGTTTGTGTGCAAAAATGCTGAGTGTTATGGTTGTGATCCAAATAG GATTTATTTGATGGGACAATCTGCTGGTGCACATATTGCTGCTTGTACTATTCTGAACCAGACAATAAAAGAAAGTGGAGAAAAAGAGAGCATTACATGGTCCGTCTCACAAATAAAAGCATACTTTGGAATATCCGGCGG GTACAATATGCTCGAATTAGTGGATCATTTCCATAGGCGTGGTCTGTACCGGTCTCTATTCTTAAG CATAATGGAAGGCGAGCAATCCTTGTGGCAATTTTCTCCTGAGATTTTAGTCCAGGATCCTAGCATTAAACATGTTGTAGCTTTGATGCCTCCAATCATCCTGTTTCATGGAACAAGTGATAAGTCTATACCATCAAATTCCAG TGAAAAATTTGTCCATACACTTAAAGATGTGGGAGCTAAAGCCAACTTTGTCATGTACGATGGAAAAACTCACACAGATCTGTTTCTTCAG GATCCTCTTAGAGGTGGTAGGGATGAACTTCTGGAGGATATAATTAAAGCCATTTATGCTGGTGATGAAGTCGAATGTGCCAATCTTGCTCTAACACCATTGCCACGCCGCCTTGTTCCGGAATTCATGTTGAAGCTGGCTCATAAAATAAGTCCCTTCTAG